In the genome of Pieris napi chromosome 16, ilPieNapi1.2, whole genome shotgun sequence, one region contains:
- the LOC125057320 gene encoding protein FAM234A: protein MSTNGNGGTYAPLKQLVSDSESEDDQKFQNALKIKASESSNLDYNSGLQSSKNYSMSELDDYNTNLNTMESTMDNVSFLQSDVANKMSFPRRCAFIASILLCLFTVIIFLWGIPCSDVGSCTNNEWHDKSTNWELPYDEIELSGAVQVVDGAIPKTKNLIFIYRGNHMKDNKNNNDNVNGVLLIVGNTGKVGWYTRETRIPMEINCNLLDVNKDNQKDCIVSGTEGLLAALNPLSGTYYWYIHKQGKVFSKIVSIDFPIIIKDMDKDKVTDLATVATVYPSLNHNSLLIISGATGNIIGDPMTIDNCLSVKLLSETGNITYICKNGSSEAVRQIIYPELYKKLLKLDHFTNDTTSGSFSSKKINLSLKKSIGNTKQIFTNGPGKLKVENYGDCPTTCKVNLKLLLERNGTTNVTWEYTANHVFAMKPSYFAFPNSIRGFVLKL from the coding sequence ATGTCAACAAATGGAAACGGCGGTACTTATGCGCCACTGAAACAACTAGTATCGGATTCTGAATCCGAAGATGatcaaaaatttcaaaatgcTCTTAAAATTAAGGCCTCAGAGAGTAGCAATTTGGATTACAACAGCGGTTTACAATCTTCTAAAAACTACAGTATGAGTGAGCTAGACGACTATAATACGAATCTCAATACAATGGAGAGTACAATGGATAATGTAAGCTTTTTACAATCTGATGTCGCTAATAAAATGTCTTTCCCTCGTAGATGCGCGTTTATAGCCTCAATACTACTTTGCCTCTTcactgttattattttcttatgggGCATACCATGTTCAGATGTTGGTAGTTGTACAAATAATGAATGGCATGACAAAAGTACTAACTGGGAGTTACCTTATGATGAAATAGAGCTCTCTGGTGCTGTGCAAGTTGTTGATGGAGCTATTCCTAAAACTAAGAATCTTATTTTCATATACCGTGGAAATCATATGAaagataacaaaaacaataatgatAATGTTAATGGTGTCTTACTCATTGTTGGGAATACTGGTAAAGTTGGATGGTACACTCGTGAAACTAGAATACCAATGGAAATTAATTGTAACCTTCTAGATGTCAATAAGGATAATCAGAAAGACTGTATAGTATCAGGAACAGAAGGATTACTTGCTGCGTTAAATCCTTTATCTGGTACTTATTACTGGTACATTCATAAACAAGGAAAAGTATTTAGCAAAATTGTGTCCATTGACTTCcctattattataaaggatATGGATAAGGATAAAGTAACTGATTTGGCAACAGTAGCAACTGTTTATCCAAGCTTAAACCACAATTCCCTTCTCATCATATCAGGTGCAACAGGAAATATCATTGGTGATCCAATGACTATTGATAATTGCTTATCAGTAAAACTACTTTCTGAAACTGGAAATATCACTTACATTTGTAAAAATGGATCTTCTGAGGCAGTACGTCAAATCATCTACccagaattatataaaaaactcttAAAACTAGACCACTTTACCAATGATACAACATCAGGATCATTTTCATcaaaaaagataaatttaagtttgaagaaaagtattggcaacacaaaacaaatattcacaAATGGACCTGGTAAACTAAAAGTGGAAAATTATGGTGACTGTCCAACAACATGTAaagtaaatttgaaattattattagaaagAAATGGAACAACAAATGTTACTTGGGAATACACTGCCAATCACGTGTTTGCAATGAAGCCCAGTTATTTTGCTTTCCCAAACTCTATTCGgggatttgttttaaaattatga